One region of Pleuronectes platessa chromosome 18, fPlePla1.1, whole genome shotgun sequence genomic DNA includes:
- the sf3a3 gene encoding splicing factor 3A subunit 3 codes for METILEQQRRYHEEKERLMDAKTKEMLHKKSTLREQINSDHRTRAMLDRFMEVSSNLRDSYEDKDGMRKDELAAISGPNEFAEFYNRLKQIKEFHRKHPNEISIPMSVEFEELMKARDNPSEEAQNLVEFTDEEGYGRYLDLHDCYLKYINLKGAEKPEYIAYLSAFDQLFDIPKDRKNAEYKKYLEMLLEYLQDYTDRVKPLLDQNELYGKVLLDFEKKWENGTFPGWPKETSSAMTHAGAHLDLSAFSSWEELASLGLDRLKSALMALGLKCGGTLEERAQRLFSTKGKSLESLDPSLFAKNPKAKGPKKDTERNKEIAFLEAQVYEYVEILGEQRQLTHENVQRKQARTGEEREEEEDEQLSDSESEDDDNEIIYNPKNLPLGWDGKPIPYWLYKLHGLNINYNCEICGNYTYRGPKAFQRHFAEWRHAHGMRCLGIPNTAHFANVTQIEDAVSLWAKLKSQKALERWQPDTEEEYEDSIGNVVNKKTYEDLKRQGLL; via the exons ATGGAGACTATCTTAGAGCAGCAGCGTCGCTACcacgaggagaaggagaggctcATGGATGCTAAAACTAAAGAAATGTTACATAAGAAGTCAACG CTGCGGGAACAGATCAACTCTGACCATCGAACAAGAGCCATGTTGGAT AGGTTTATGGAAGTGAGCTCAAATCTCAGAGACTCCTACGAAGATAAAGATGG AATGAGGAAGGATGAGCTCGCTGCCATCTCAGGACCAAATGAGTTTGCAGAGTTCTACAACAGACTGAAGCAGATAAAGGAATTTCACAGAAAGCATCCGAATGAG ATTTCCATTCCCATGTCCGTTGAGTTCGAAGAGCTGATGAAGGCCAGAGACAACCCCAGCGAGGAGGCTCAGA ACCTGGTGGAGTTCACAGACGAGGAAGGATACGGCCGTTACCTCGATCTCCACGACTGCTACTTGAAGTACATCAACTTGAAGGGAGCTGAG aaacCCGAGTATATCGCGTACCTGTCTGCGTTCGACCAGCTCTTTGACATCCCCAAGGACAGGAAAAATGCTGAATACAAAAA GTATCTAGAGATGCTGCTGGAATACCTGCAGGACTACACAGACAGAGTCAAACCCTTGCTGGACCAGAACGAGCTGTACGGCAAAGTGCTGTTGGACTTTGAGAAGAAGTGGGAGAATGGAACCTTCCCAGGCTGGCCT AAAGAGACCAGTAGTGCCATGACACACGCTGGAGCTCATCTGGACCTTTCAGCCTTTTCTTCTTGGGAG GAGTTGGCCTCTTTGGGTTTGGACAGATTGAAATCTGCTCTCATGGCGCTGGGACTGAAGTGTGGAGG aacTCTGGAGGAGAGAGCTCAGAGACTGTTCAGCACTAAAGGCAAATCCCTGGAATCACTGGACCCTTCACTGTTCGCTAAGAATCCCAAAGCCAAAGGGCCCAAAAA agacacagagcgaaACAAGGAGATCGCTTTCCTGGAGGCTCAAGTATATGAATATGTGGAGATCCTCGGG GAGCAGAGGCAGCTGACTCATGAGAACGTGCAGAGGAAGCAGGCCAGGACTGGAGAGgagcgagaggaagaggaggacgagcagCTCAGTGACAGCGAGAGCGAAGACGATGACAATGAAATCATCTACAACCCTAAGAACCTGCCACTGGGCTGGGACGGCAAG CCAATTCCATACTGGCTCTATAAACTCCACGGGCTGAACATCAACTACAACTGTGAGATCTGTGGAAACTACACCTACAGAGGACCCAAAGCCTTCCAGAGACACTTTGCG GAATGGAGGCACGCTCATGGTATGCGCTGTCTCGGGATCCCCAACACCGCTCACTTCGCCAACGTCACTCAGATCGAGGACGCCGTCTCTC TTTGGGCAAAACTGAAGTCCCAGAAGGCATTAGAGCGGTGGCAGCCAGACACAGAG GAGGAGTATGAGGACTCAATTGGAAATGTGGTGAACAAGAAGACCTACGAGGATCTGAAGAGACAAGGGTTGTTGTAG